The window CCCAGGAACTTCATCTTCCGGGTGCGGGAGTTCGAGCAGATGGAGATCGAGTATTTCGTGCGCCCAGGGGAGGACGAGTACTGGCACCGCTACTGGGTGGAGGAACGGCTCAAGTGGTGGCAGGAGATGGGCCTAAGCCGGGACAACCTGGTGCCCTACGAGCAGCCCAAGGAGGAGCTCGCCCACTACGCCAAGGCCACGGTGGATATCCTCTACCGCTTCCCCCACGGCCTGGAGGAGCTGGAGGGCATCGCCAACCGCACGGACTTCGACCTGGGGAGCCACACCAAGGACCAAGAGGAGCTAGGGGTCAGCGCCAAGGTGCTCAGGAACGAGCACTCCACCCAGCGCCTCGCCTACCGGGACCCGGAAACGGGGAAGTGGTTCGTTCCCTACGTGATCGAGCCCTCCGCCGGGGTGGACCGGGGGGTCTTGGCCCTTCTCTCCGAGGCCTTCACCCGGGAGGAGCTTCCCAATGGGGAAGAGCGCATCGTCCTCCGGCTCAAACCCCAGCTCGCCCCCATCAAGGCGGCGGTGATCCCCCTGGCCAAGAACCGCCCCGAGATCACCGAGTACGCCAAGCGCTTGAAGGGCAGGCTCCAGGCCCTGGGCCTTGGCCGCATCCTCTACGAGGACACGGGCAACATCGGCAAGGCCTACCGCCGCCACGACGAGGTGGGTACCCCCTTCGCCATCACCGTGGACTACGACACCATCGGCCAGAGCAAGGACGGCACCACCAAGCTCAAGGACACGGTGACGGTGCGGGACCGGGACACCATGGAGCAGATCCGGCTTCACGTGGACGAGCTGGAGGGCTTTTTGCGGGAGAAGCTCCGGTGGTGATACCATGGGCGGCATGAGGGTAGCGGTGGTGGGGGCCACGGGGGCCGTGGGGCAGGAGATCCTGAAGGTCCTCGAGGCCCGAAACTTCCCCCTAAGCGAGCTTAGGCTTTACGCCTCCCCCCGCTCCGCCGGCAGGCGCCTCCCCTTCCGGGGGGAGGAGGTCTTAGTGGAGCCCTTGCCCGAGGGGCCTTTGCCCGTGGACCTGGTCCTGGCCAGCGCCGGGGGGGCGCTTTCCAAGGCCTTGGCCCTGGTCTGGGCGGAGGGGGGTGCCTTGGTGGTGGACAACTCCAGCGCCTTCCGCTACGAGCCCTGGGTGCCCTTGGTGGTGCCCGAGGTGAACCGGGAGGCCATCTTCCGCCACCGGGGCATCATCGCCAACCCCAACTGCACCACCGCCATCCTGGCCATGGCCCTTTGGCCGCTCCACCGGGCTTTCCGGGCCAAGCGGGTCATCGTGGCCACCTACCAGGCGGCCTCGGGGGCGGGGGCAAAGGGGATGGAGGAGCTCCTCAGGGAAACCCACCGCTTCCTCCACGGGGAGGCCCCTCAGGCGGAGGTCTTCGCCCACCCCCTTCCCTTCAACGTCCTTCCCCACATCGACGCCTTCCAGGAAAACGGCTACACCCGGGAGGAGATGAAGGTGGTGTGGGAAACCCACAAGATCTTCGGGGACGACACCCTCAAGATCAGCGCCACCGCGGTGCGGGTGCCCACCCTGAGGGCCCACGCCGAGGCGGTGAGCGTGGAGTTCGCCGAGCCCGTGAGCCCCGAGGCGGCGCGGGAGGTGTTGCGGCAAGCCCCCGGGGTGGAGGTGGTGGACGAGCCCTTGGCCAAGCGCTACCCCATGCCCCTCACCGCCAGCCACAAGTGGGACGTGGAGGTGGGGCGC is drawn from Thermus sp. LT1-2-5 and contains these coding sequences:
- a CDS encoding glycine--tRNA ligase; protein product: MPASTLDELVALCKRRGFIFQGSEIYGGLQGTYDYGPLGVELKNNLKQAWWRRNVYEREDMEGLDASILTHRLVLYYSGHEATFADPMVDNRITKKRYRLDHLLKDQPEAVLARLYRAMEVEEGHLHALVQAMMASPERAGGAMTAAGVLDPATGEPGDWTPPRYFNMMFKTYVGPVEEEAALAYLRPETAQGIFINFKNVLDATSRKLPFGIAQIGKAFRNEITPRNFIFRVREFEQMEIEYFVRPGEDEYWHRYWVEERLKWWQEMGLSRDNLVPYEQPKEELAHYAKATVDILYRFPHGLEELEGIANRTDFDLGSHTKDQEELGVSAKVLRNEHSTQRLAYRDPETGKWFVPYVIEPSAGVDRGVLALLSEAFTREELPNGEERIVLRLKPQLAPIKAAVIPLAKNRPEITEYAKRLKGRLQALGLGRILYEDTGNIGKAYRRHDEVGTPFAITVDYDTIGQSKDGTTKLKDTVTVRDRDTMEQIRLHVDELEGFLREKLRW
- a CDS encoding aspartate-semialdehyde dehydrogenase, with amino-acid sequence MRVAVVGATGAVGQEILKVLEARNFPLSELRLYASPRSAGRRLPFRGEEVLVEPLPEGPLPVDLVLASAGGALSKALALVWAEGGALVVDNSSAFRYEPWVPLVVPEVNREAIFRHRGIIANPNCTTAILAMALWPLHRAFRAKRVIVATYQAASGAGAKGMEELLRETHRFLHGEAPQAEVFAHPLPFNVLPHIDAFQENGYTREEMKVVWETHKIFGDDTLKISATAVRVPTLRAHAEAVSVEFAEPVSPEAAREVLRQAPGVEVVDEPLAKRYPMPLTASHKWDVEVGRIRQSLAFENGLDFFVVGDQLLKGAALNAVQIAEEWLKGA